GCGTGCCGTACGCAGGGTCGACGGCGACCGGCGACGTGACGCAGACAAGGTACATCACCATGTACGAGTACCAGAGCAATGCGGGGACACCGACGCACCTGTACATCAACGGCCTGAGGTTCGAGGACCCGGCGACAGAGACGCCCAAGTCCGGCACGACGGAGCTGTGGCACGTGATCAACCTGACCAACGACAACCATCCGCTGCACATCCACCTGGGGATGTTCCAGGCGATCAAAGTGCAGGAGCTGGTGGACCAGGCGACGTTCAAGAGCTGCATGACGATGCAGAACGACGCGGTCAAGTGTAACGTGACGGCACACGCCGTGGGGAACGTACTGCCCACAGCAGACTACGAGAAGACGTGGAAGAACGTGGTAAAGATCGAGCCGGGACACATGACGACGGTGGTGGTGGCGTTCAAACTGGTGGACACGAATCAGACGTACCCATTCGACGCATCGGCTGAGCCCGGTTACGTCTACCACTGCCATGTGAGCCTCTCTATCTCTCACCTCTGCATGCCTTCTTGCCGCTTGTTCGCGTTCTCCATTGATTTACGACCTTCGAGTCCACATGACCCTTTGATTCTTCTCTTTGCAGATATTGGATCACGAAGATAACGCCATGATTCGTCCATTGAAATTGCTTCCTTAAAAGAGTTTTCCGGAATTAGTATTAAGTCTGCGTGATTTGTGTTTGGGTGCTTCGATTATTGTAACCGAATAAGGTCCTGAAGACTCTCGAAAGTTCTAGAAGACTGTATTGTCGTGTACAGCGAAGCTTCTGGAATGATCAATAGTCTTTTAGATCCGCAATAATCATGTCTTAAATTGATTCTTTTTCCTGtgattcttcttctcttttgtagcTTTGGTGTGTGTGCCATTCGTTCTTGTCattacatctcagaatgattcggcTATCCAATGTGGGCTTGGGAAAGCAACTCGAGTTAACCTTATCAGAACTTATTGGGCCTACGATGTGTTAATCCAAATCTAAATCGACTTCTAAAGTAAGAATGCCAGAGTCCAAACCGCTGCTTTTGAGCTGCAGCACTACAATGATTGCTAATAAAACTGGATAAAGCTAAGATTAGATGAAAGATGGAATCAAGAGCATCATGTCAGAGACTTTAGCTCCATGTGGGTGACTGCTGCTTTCGCTCACGGAAACCAAAGACGAAGCTTCCTACGAAACGGTGAGCCCCTGACACTCCTCATCTCTATCCAATATCTATCTATTTATTAGTACCACGCTGTAGCATCACTACTTTCTTTTTTAAGTACGAGCCCAATCTGGAATCATTTGCGACATCATGTCACAGATCATGGttagattttaatatatattttagtgACATATTTCAATTAATCTCATATCTAAAATTAAAATTGAAATGTACTGTTATCAATTTCAATTTAAACATCTTATCAATAGCTTATGTCAAATAAAATTAATAGTCCAATTAGTACATACATTTGATATTATAGTTGACCTAATATTTAGCTCGGATCGTAATATTTGACTTAATATTTAGGTAAACAATAATTATTCATAGGTGGAGTAAGATGGTTTATCAATATTTAGTCATGATGAGAGGAATCAATTAAAAACAATTATATGAAGATGAAGTAAGATGATTTATCACGAGTTATCATCAAATTACGTCTCACATGTTAAGATTTGATTTAGACTATATAGAATGGAACAAAAAAATTTATAACAGTTTAATTAATCTTACATccaaaattgataaaaataagattgatatataaaattttaatgaatAATTTATGCTACGATAGGAAGACAACATATCGAAGAATTTTCTATCTTTTAATCTTGGAATAAGAGTTCTTCCGATTGGAAGAAGTTGCATTTCACAGCCTATCCGATCGGTAACTGCGCATCTCATTTTTACCGGTTGTCGATATATGTATTAATGCCCACACCACATGGGATGTTTCGTATAGTGAAGCATCCATTAAATGCCTCTTATTCATTTGTTGGCAATGTCTCATCGATGAGGAGCCCACGCGCACAGACACCGATAGCAGCGTAAATGAGACATGGCTTCTGGTAACAAAGACAGTGGAAAGCAGAGTAACGATCTGCAACACAACAAGCTCCAACTCTCGATAACTTACACAGAGAAGTCATAGCAAGAAAAAGAACAGAGGTCTCCTGCTACTACTACTTGACTCAGTGCTTCCTTACATGACAACACAACCTCTGGTGTTGTCATCACTGAAAAGATGAGTTACATACTCGTTGTATGATTGATTGCTCTGGAGATAAGGACTCGGATGGCAATTGTAGTAGGCAGTGTAAGGGGATATCTGAGGGGACCTGAGATGCATCATCTGTGGCTGCATGTATCTGTTGTCATGCACCCTAAAATTGCTCATCATGGGGGACGGATGGGCCTGATATCCCTGCATGTTCACCATCATGGGGGGCTGATGCTGCCCTCCGCCATGTGGGGGGAGGCCTGCGTAGCCATGGAAGGCATTTCCTTGGAAGCCTCCTCCATTGCTGTTTCCACCGAGCCCACCCAGGCCGAGACCTGTCATGCCATTGATGTCTGTCACCCTTCTTCCTTCCCCTTTACTCGGATCGGTGTTGATCGTCTTTTGGTGGGCTGCCACATTTACACCCTTTTTCGCTGATCCATTTGGGTGCTTCATGTGGCTCTGGTTAGGATTTGCCCCATCCTTCTTTCCACCCATGAAGCCGGTTGCGTTGCCATTGGTATTCTTCTTTGCACCAGCTGCTGCATTGTTTGCCTGCATCAGAAGATTAAACTGCTTGAGCTTATCGAACAGTCGCACCTCATCGTCAACGTCCTCGTCGTCCTCGCCGTCATCATCGTTATCCTCATCAGAGctgaggggagaaagctttttggGCTGGGGTTTGGGGGCTTTGAGGTCCTGCTTGCCCTGGTCTTTCTTGTTCTTGTTTCCGTCCTTCACCGGTGGAGCAGCTTGCTTCTGTTGGCCGTGGCtgttcttctggtcgccgctggcTTTCCCAGACCAGAGCTCTGCATGCTTCCCTGATCTTGTCAGCTTCCTTATTAGAGTTTCAGAGTCCACATTCCCTTGGACTGTGACCTTCTGGTTCTCCACGTCTACGTTTACTGAGAAGACTCCTGTGTAAGATTCAAAAGTAGAATCATGTGATGAGAGCCATCGATTTTATAGTCAAGAGTTACATCTGCTGCCGTAAGATCTCTCCATTTTGGGGTTTACATGGTGCCGAAAGGAAAACGACCAGAACTTGGGATTACTTGATTTCTACTAGATGTATGATCTGAAAAAGATAACGCTGTTGAAAGGAAAGCAAAAGTGTGTTCCATGGGAAACGACAGAACAAAGTGAATGAAGGAAAGTTCTCAGACACACCAAAACAGCAGCATCACAACGAAGAAGCCTTCAAAAGTTAGATAAACGACAAAGTACCTTCGATCCTATGGAGGAGCTTCTTAACTTTCAGCCTGCAACCATCGCAGTGTATGTTCACCTTCAGGATGTGTGTCTGCGAGTATCAAACAAAGAGTTTTCTTCACATAATCCCTTCATGAAAAGTTtaaaggtgtgtgtgtgtgtgttagagagagagagagagagagagagaggaaaggaagCAAACCTTGAGCTTGAGAACCTCGAACTCCTCCTTACCCATTCCCTCTGCTGCGCTTGTGAAGATCGAACACAAGGAAAAGCCACACTCCGAGCAGTCACTATGATGATCTTAGAAAGAGTAGAATGCTGCTGCAGGATCACTCCACCACTACACTTGCCATTATATATTTCTGAGGGAAGCCCACATGGGCGTGTTGATATCATTGTCATAGTGGCAGAGATGTGACTTAGCATATCTTTTCATCTACCTCTTTTACTTGTATGAAAAGTTACGTGAAGTCCTCGTGCAAGTGACACTCCCAAGAACGAGCAACCTTGTGGAGAGAGACACAAAATACGAGTTCTCTTGTATTACGACTGGCGTAGATGCTTCAGTAAAGGAGCAAGGCGACAGTGACTTCACGTGACACAGGTTGCTCCTTCCCATTGCCCGTGCGTTTGCACGACGTTGCACGTTCTCACCAGACCATGACAGCTGAAATGAAAAGGCCTGTAGAAAGTTTGAGAGCAGTCAGCCTTTGCACAGCAGAACATGAGGTGCCTCGAATAATAAAAGAACTGCTTGTTATTGTGGCAAGGAAGGGGAATGAATCAACCTTTGTTTCCATTATTACACTTCCTTTATACAGGGATAACAACACTCTGTCAAAGACTTGAGTTACAGCGAACATGAGGCACTTCAGCTCAGATAACACAATCACTGCTTGTTATTGTGTGGCAAGGGAAATGAATCAACCTTTGTATACAGACAAGACTTTGTTTCCATAACACTTCCTTTACACAGAGTTAACACTATGTCAAAGACTTAAGTTACAGCTTATACATGATTCATACAACAAAAGAGCCCACTTGGAATCAAGCACAAAAGCAAATGTGATTACTTGATAGAAGCTCTCTTGATCTTTCTTATACAAACATTTAGGACGATCTTCCCAACGGGGGTATATAAATCCGGGGGAACCAAAAGAAAAACCTTCATAGGGTAAACCGCCTTCCACTCTGTGACTGACGACTTTAACTGTAGGCTGCTAGAGTTGTGCTCGTCTGTAGTAAGCTCATACAAGAACTCGTGCTTGAGAGATCTAGGCCTGAAGCAGGCCACAGAAAGAGCATTACCCACATTTGCAACACTATTGTTGAGGAGAAGAAATAGATGTCCATCCTTTCCATATAAGGCTCGAAATGGATCCGTCTTGTGGAACTCAACCTTGAAGATCTGGTTATAGCTGAATCTTTCACAGAAGAAGGTGTGTGTGTTAATAAAGTGAGTAGACAACATTTCTCTGGATCCACAGAAACTGCAAGTTGGAACAGGGCAGGAACATGGAGCATAGATGCATGTTTCTTCATGAGCGTCTTTGTCTGCGTAAGACATGGCTTTTCTGCACCCATATTTGGCATATGAGCATGCGATTTTGATGGACTCTATGACCTTTTCAAGTATAAGACAACGGTTGTAGCCAATGGACTGAGAGCAGAGGTGGCATTTGTTTAAGAGCTTGGAGCAGCAAGAGGAGCAGGCCACATGCCCACTTTGGCACTGGAGAACTAACCGGTCAGTAAAAAATATTTACTCATAATAAAGAGGAAACTGGAGAAGCACTACGAATTTTCATGTGTCAAAAGAAATCTAGTATAACTATGGGATGCAATCAAATATATCAGAAGTGAAAATGGTAATGGTTTGTAGCCATAATACAAAAAGATGCTGTAGGTAAGTATTCCAATGGGTTGTCGGAGTTATCAGCATGACTTACAGTTTGAAAATGAATTGGTCGCTCTTGTAGCATTTATCATCAAGCTATAAGCAAACAAAGCTCAAATAATCACTAAGCAAACAATTATATAGCATAGACATCAACGTTTAACTGCATCAATGTAAGTTGTTAACTTGTGAAGCCCCTGCAACAAAGTAGTGTTGCAAATTAGTAAAGCTGTCGAGGAGCAACTCGATGTTCAGCTCATTAAAGCTTGCTTGATCTcattcactattttttttttccattttactTATCGTTCACTAAAGTTAAGGAGTCAAGGTCAGTCCTAACTTTAAAACTCAGTTTTTAAATGAGTGACATTTGAACAATGGTAAACCTTGGCTCGATCAAGCTTATCAATTGAGCTATTAATAAGCTCATAAACAAGCTTATTTATAGACTTCTGAACATAAGCTCATTTACAAGTTCACAAATGGTTGGTATGTCCATAAAGTTGTCATCATATAATTCTGTAAATCATAAATAGGGTTATTAACAAAGTATATAATTAAAAGTATTTATTGGAACATCTTCAACAgagaaatacttcaaaatttcaatcTACTTCAGATATTTAAATGAAGCTCTTTATAGCATCTTTGATGATTTGGTTGTTCTCACTAATCCCTTTGTCCCCCATATTAATTTCATCAAAACTTACTGCAACAAAAACCAAATTTAGATGACTACTAGCAGTCAACCCACCACTCATTTAAAGACAGATAAATGCATTATATATTGTCATGAGTGCTACCCTTTAAACCACATAACAAAAAAGTGACTGTATCAAGAGCTCTTTACTTGGGCAATATAAGTGCAGCAATATTGTTATTGGTCTGACTACTCCGTAACAATTTTCCTCTTCCACCCAATGACACAATTACAGATGCACAACATTAATCTATACAGCAAAGAATTATCCATCCACCAATCCCAATAATTTAGCTACATGAGTAGGTTTGCTAAGGTCTGACACTATCCCATGCATATGCCTAGAAGATTTGATTGGTGTTCTCATATTGTCTAAATGAGGGTCTTCTTTCATGTTCTTACAAACATTTCAATGTCCTTTTTGTTGGCAACAGTCACAATAATCaaattctccccttttttttactTTGTCTTTTGATACAATCTTCAAGCCCCTCTGACAAAACTAGTCTCCTAGATGCCTTTTGCATTCGCAATCCATCTAAATTGCTTCCCTATCACTTCGTTCTTAATTTATCCATCAACCCTAACTTTACTAGTCAATTTGGTGGGCTTTTAAAATTACTGACACTACAAGGCATCATCTTCCAAGATTGTTTAGCCTAACAAAATCAAGGGAACATGAAAGACAGGAGAAGGGTGCCGAAAACAAGAGCACAAAGGGTTGTTGTAAAAAATAACACAAGAAATATATTAATAGAAACACCAGCCATCCAAATGCAAAATTGTTGTCCATTCCAAGCCAACAAGAATAAAAGAGGATCACAAAATGGCATCCAATTCATAATAAGATATATCAAAATTTCTTTCATGGAAAACCAGTTTACCATATTATATATAATCTATTGAATGCACATTAAATAACCAAAATGAATAATAGTCTTGTGAAGAGTTCCCTTGTCAAAGTTGGCTAACTACGAAATCATTGAGACTGAAAAGTTGTCCTGATGATACTGCACACCTTCCTGATAATATCTGCCCTACAAGTGCTAGATTGACTTCCTGACTAGTATAAGCAATGTGCTCTTGCAAAACTTTCGGTGTTCGCCCAAATGTAAAatcaaagttagatcataaatacaaaaaaaagatCTAGTGTACTGTAAACATCAAAATCATAACTATTCATGCACCTTTCTTGCTTGTTGTcctcatttttatttttcctaGTTCTTCTCCTCTTAAACACATTTTCTCTTAGTAAAACCTACAAAATTACCATTAGGCTTCCTTATTTGCCATATATGATCAAGAGTTAGCTTGAACAATAATTGGATAGTGAACTAGTTTCACATACCCTTGCCTATATGATTTCCTTAATATGCAAATATGGTTGATGTCAGCTGCCAAAGATATACAAAACCCAAATCTCCAAAGTGGAATTCCAATTAGGTCAACTAAAGAACAAAATACGTTCAATCACGGAAATTTTCATGTTAATCTCCTTCAAAACATGGAAGCCCCATTTGCCCTGATGCTAAGTATCCAGTAAATAGAAACCCGATCACTCTGTTGCAAATAGGCAAGAGTTGGATCGTAATCTAACCTGAAAAATTGGCGGCCGCA
This DNA window, taken from Musa acuminata AAA Group cultivar baxijiao chromosome BXJ3-7, Cavendish_Baxijiao_AAA, whole genome shotgun sequence, encodes the following:
- the LOC103991454 gene encoding putative E3 ubiquitin-protein ligase SINA-like 6, whose amino-acid sequence is MVRFSLEEEGNPVGKKRIRGGGCGENVCGSASTKKDKKRRDEGEAVRERDEEGDMRVEAEEEEEEEEEEEEEKGGVEVDEGVIGEERGQSSGDGNVCVRMDPDILDCSICYEPLRPPIFQCQSGHVACSSCCSKLLNKCHLCSQSIGYNRCLILEKVIESIKIACSYAKYGCRKAMSYADKDAHEETCIYAPCSCPVPTCSFCGSREMLSTHFINTHTFFCERFSYNQIFKVEFHKTDPFRALYGKDGHLFLLLNNSVANVGNALSVACFRPRSLKHEFLYELTTDEHNSSSLQLKSSVTEWKAVYPMKVFLLVPPDLYTPVGKIVLNVCIRKIKRASIK
- the LOC135642057 gene encoding heavy metal-associated isoprenylated plant protein 37-like, which gives rise to MGKEEFEVLKLKTHILKVNIHCDGCRLKVKKLLHRIEGVFSVNVDVENQKVTVQGNVDSETLIRKLTRSGKHAELWSGKASGDQKNSHGQQKQAAPPVKDGNKNKKDQGKQDLKAPKPQPKKLSPLSSDEDNDDDGEDDEDVDDEVRLFDKLKQFNLLMQANNAAAGAKKNTNGNATGFMGGKKDGANPNQSHMKHPNGSAKKGVNVAAHQKTINTDPSKGEGRRVTDINGMTGLGLGGLGGNSNGGGFQGNAFHGYAGLPPHGGGQHQPPMMVNMQGYQAHPSPMMSNFRVHDNRYMQPQMMHLRSPQISPYTAYYNCHPSPYLQSNQSYNEYVTHLFSDDNTRGCVVM